Sequence from the Segatella copri genome:
CGTGTACCATTTGCGCACATGATGGCGCTCAGCATAGCTGCGTGCCTTGTTCTCGCTTCGGCTCATCACAGCCACCACCTGCGAACCCTCCACTTCGTTGAAAGCCGGTCCGCTTTTCTTTTCGGTTACTTCTCCGCAGCCGATAAATCCCCAATTAATCTGTTTCATTCTCTGTTGGTTTATTCTCTCCCGAAAGATTATTCTCCGGCGAGAGATTTGTTGATTTCGTCAATATAGTCGAGCACCTCGTCGCGTCCCATCTTCTTTTCACTACTGGTAATGAAATAAGGTGGAAGTGCTTCCCAGCGGTCTTCCAGCGCATGCATCCATTTCTCCGCATTCATGCGAGCCTTGACCGGACCCAACTTGTCGGCCTTGGTAAAGACGATGCAGAAAGGAACGCCGCTCTCGCCCAGCCAGTCTACAAACTCGCGGTCTATCTTCTGCTGATCGTGGCGCACGTCGATGAGCACAAAGACATTAGCCAACTGCTGGCGCTGCAGAATATAACTGCTTATCATTTGTTCCAGCTGCTTCTGTACGGTCTTCGAACGTTTGGCGAAACCATAGCCAGGAAGGTCTACCAGATACCATTCGTTGTTGATAATGAAGTGGTTGATAAGCAGCGTCTTACCCGGTGTGGCTGAAGTCTTAGCCAAACCCTTGTGGTTGCAGAGCATATTGATGAGGCTCGATTTTCCCACATTACTTCTGCCGATGAAAGCATATTCAGCCTTCGTATCTTTCGGACACATGCTCACTCGTGGAGCCGATATTGTAAATTCTGATTTCTTAATTTCCATTCTTTCTATTTTCTTTTATAAATGTTTATTATTAACGGCCGCACATCAACTAATCATAAAGTTCAATGTTCAACGCTCAAAGTTCAAAGTCTAGAGCATTTCAGCCAGTTCCAGCCATCTCATTTCCTTCTTATCAAGTTCATCCTTGATTTCAGGCAGGCGCTTGCTTTTCTCCGTCAGTTCCTCAACCGATAGATTTCCGCTGCAGAGTTCCTCTTCCAGCTTCTTCTGTTCCTCGGTCAGCGCATCTATTTCCTGGGTCAGCTGCTCATATTCGCGCTTCTCCTTGTAGCTCATCTTGCGCTTGTTCTCAAAATTGGCGTCGCGCTTGGCCGAGCCAGCTCCGTCGCTTTCTGCCGTTGCATTTCCGCTCTTTGCCGGTTTCGCCTGTTCCGCCTCGTCCTTCGCCTGCATCCGGCTCCATTCCCTGTACTGCGTATAGTTGCCTGGGAAATCCTGTATTTCGCCTTCGCCCTTGAAAACCAGCAGATGGTCTACTACCTTGTCCATGAAATAGCGGTCGTGGCTCACCACGATGACGCAACCCGCAAAATCCTGAAGATATTCTTCCAGTACCTGCAGCGTCTGGATGTCGAGGTCGTTGGTCGGCTCGTCCAGCACCAAGAAGTTCGGATTCCTCATCAGCACCGTACAGAGGTAAAGCTTGCGCTTCTCGCCGCCGCTCAGCTTGTAAACGTAGTTGTGCTGCTCTTCGGGCGTAAAGAGGAAGAACTGCAGAAACTGCGAAGCCGTCATGTGCTTGCCGCCCAGATCTATGTAATCGGCAATCTCCGTAATCACGTCAATCACCTTCTGGTCTTCACGGAATTTCAGTCCCTCCTGCGAGAAATAGCCGAAGCGAACCGTCTCGCCGATGTCAAACTTGCCGCTGTCGGGCTGAACCTCGCCCAGCAGCATCTTGATGAAGGTCGATTTTCCCGTTCCGTTATTACCCACAATACCCATCTTCTCGAAGCGGGCAAAGTTGTAGTAGAAGTTGTCGAGAATCACCTTCTTCTGTCCCCTGTCGTCGAAAGCCTTGCTCACATACTGGCATTCAAAAATCTTCGAACCTATATAAACGGTAGAAGCCTTCAGCCTTACCTGCCTGTCTTCTATGCGCTGCTTCGCCACCTTCTCCAGCTCGTAGAAAGCATCCTCGCGGTATTTCGCCTTGTGTCCGCGAGCCTGAGGCTGGCGGCGCATCCAGTCGAGTTCCCTGCGGTAGAGATTCTTCGAGTGCTGAATTTCGGCTCTCAGATTGTCCATTCTCTCCTGCCTCTTCTCCAGATAATAGGCATAATTGCCGCGGTAGGTGTAGATGGTGCGGTCGTCGAGTTCCAGAATCGTATTGCACACCTTGTCCAGGAAGAATCGGTCGTGCGTAACCATGAAGATGGTCTTGTTGCCGCGGTTCAGATAACCCTCCAGCCACTCTATCATCTCCAGGTCCAGGTGGTTGGTTGGCTCGTCCAGCATCAGGAAGTCGGGTTCCGTAATCAGCACATTCGCCAGCGCCACTCGCTTCTGCTGTCCGCCGCTGAGCTGTCCCATCGGCTGTTCCAGGTTGGTAATGTGCAGCTGTGTGAGAATCTGTTTCGCCTTCAGCACCTTCTCCGGATCATCCTCATGATTGAAGCACGCCTGCAGCACACTTTCCTCCGGATCAAACTGCGGCGACTGCTCCAGATAGCCCACCTTCAAATCGCGTCGGTAGATGATGTCTCCGCTCTCGTGTCCCTCTTTATCCATCAGCACCGACATGAGTGTAGACTTTCCCGTGCCGTTTCTCGCCACGAGTCCCACTTTCTGTCCTTCAGCGATAGAGAAGGAAATATTATCAAAAAGAACCTGTGCACCAAAGCGTTTGGTGAGGTTTTGAACGTCTAAATAGGGTATTTGACTAGCCATTTTTATTTTTTTTGTGCAAAGATAGGCAAAATATTTGGCAGAAACAAATTTTTTAATTATCTTTGCACACGAATTTATCAATCAATACCGTGTTTCCATTCAGAAACGCGACATTTCAGAAAGAAAATCATTAATATACAATATATAATATATGTATAGCAAAGAAGAATTACAAGCAAAGAGTGTCGTTCAGTTGAAGGACATTGCCAAGGAACTTGGAGCCAAGGTAAAGAAGAGCGATAACAAGGGAACTATCGTCTACGCCATTCTCGACGCCCAGGCAGAACAGCCAGCTCCTGAAGCAGCCCCTAAGCGCAAGCGCACCCGCATTGCAACCAAGAAAGAAGACCGTGTTTATTCCGTACACGGTAATGAAGGAGAGAATTTCGACGTGCAGAAGAACCAGGTATTGGGTCCTAACGGCGGCGAGACTGCTCCTCAGGCTATGAACGAAACTGCCCCAGCCCCAGCGGTTGAGGAAGAAATCCAGTTCAGCCCGGCAGAGCAGAGTTTACAATCATCTGCCCAGAAGCAGACTCTAAACCAATCAGGCGAAGACATCGAGGCTCAGGTACTTGCCAACTTCCCGAAACACCGCGGCAGAAGAAGCAAGGCAGAACTCGAAGCCATTGCAGAAGCCAGAGCAGCTGCCATCAGAAAGCATCAGGCGGTAAAAGCCGAGATAGAAGCGCAGATGGCGAAAGATGCACAGGAGAAGGCTAAACAGCAGGCTGCTACTGAGGCAGAACAGCCGGAAGAGGCAACAGCCGATAACCAGCAGACTGCTCCTGAGCAGGCAGCACCTGAGCAAGCTGCCGTTCCTGAAGAGCAGTTCTCTGCCGGAAACGATGAGAGCGCTAACATCAGCGGCGATTTGCAGGCGATGCTCCAGGCTAAGATGAATGCACAGAACGCAGCAGCAGCTCCAGCTCCGGCAGCCGCTCCGGCTCCAGCTGAGGAGGCAAAGGAAGAAGCTACTGAAAAAACTGCAACCGATAAGAAACAGGAGTCAGCTCCTATCCACTATACTGAAGGTATGAAGATAGAACTCGATGCAGACGGAACCTGGAAGGGTGATCCGGGCGACGGAACCGATTTCATCCCGGTAGTCGACATTCCTATCGAAGACCAGGCTGCCATTCCTACTGTCGACATCTTCGACCGTCCTACCACTCCACAGACTTCTCACCAGCACACACCTGCTGCTGCCCCTGCAGCCAAGAACAAGCAGGAAGCACCAGCCTACGATTTCAGCAATCTCGTGAAATCCAACGGTGTGCTCGAAGTGATTTCAGAGGGCTACGGATTCCTGCGCAGCAGCGATTACAATTACCTTTCTTCACCAGACGATGTTTATGTAGCATCCAGCTTCGTCAAGAAGTTCGGTCTGAAGACTGGCGATGTCATCGAGTGCAAGGTGCGTCCGCCTCACGAAGGCGAGAAATACTTCCCGCTCACCAGCATCATCAAGATCAATGGCCGTGACCCGTCGGAGGTTCGTGACCGTGTTCCTTTCGAGCACCTCACCCCACTCTTCCCTGATGAGAAGTTCAATCTCTGTGGCGACCGCCGCACCACCAATCTCAGCACCCGCATCGTAGACCTCTTCTCGCCAATCGGTAAGGGTCAGCGTGCGCTCATCGTGGCTCAGCCTAAGACCGGTAAGACCATCCTCATGAAGGATATTGCCAACGCCATCGCAGCCAACCATCCTGAGGCTTACCTCATGATGCTGCTCATCGACGAGCGTCCTGAGGAGGTTACCGACATGGCACGCACCGTGAATGCAGAGGTTATCGCCTCTACCTTCGACGAACCTGCAGAGCGCCATGTCAAGATTGCCGGAATCGTGCTCGAGAAGGCTAAGAGAATGGTAGAATGCGGACATGATGTTGTCATCTTCCTCGATTCCATCACCCGTCTCGCCCGTGCCTACAACACCACAGCTCCTGCATCTGGTAAGGTGCTTACCGGTGGTGTAGATGCAAACGCCCTCCAGAAGCCTAAGCGTTTCTTCGGTGCTGCGCGTAACATCGAAGGCGGCGGTTCGCTCACCATCATCGCTACTGCCCTCATCGATACAGGTAGTAAGATGGATGAAGTCATCTTCGAGGAGTTCAAGGGAACAGGTAACATGGAGTTGCAGCTCGACCGCTCACTCAGCAACAAGCGCATCTTCCCTGCTGTCAACCTCATTTCTTCGTCTACCCGTCGCGACGATCTCCTACAGGACAAGACAACGCTCGACCGCATGTGGATTCTGCGCAAGTATCTGTCAGATATGAACGCTATCGAGGCGATGAGCACCATCCACAAGAACATGCAGCATACTCGCAACAACGACGAGTTCCTGCTCTCTATGAATTCATAACCACTCATCCGGGTTTAACCATATCTGAATATCCGGCAAAAGGCTCCGTTCATCGGCAGTCTTTACTAGATATAAATGAAGAGAGATTTGAAAGAGAAGGGCAAGTTCCATTTTCGGGATTTGCCCTTCGTGCTTTTTTACTGTTTAAAATCATTAAAAAAATATTCCATTTCATTTTTTATTCGTATCTTTGCTAATCTTAAACACAGAGGGGCGCAAAGCCCCAATATAAATAATGTATAACTTAAAATCAAAAGAACCATGAGCAAATATTTTGCAGAATCAGAATTGATTATCAATGAAGACGGAAGCTGCTTCCACCTTCATCTACGCCCGGAACAAGTGGCTGATAAAGTAATCCTCGTTGGCGACCCAGGTCGCGTAGCCCTCGTAGCCTCCCATTTCGATGAGAAGGAATGCGAAGTTTCAAGTCGGGAATTCCACGCCATCACCGGCACATATAAAGGTAAGCGAATCACCGTGCAGAGCACCGGAATAGGATGCGATAATATCGATATAGTAGTCAACGAGCTCGATGCGCTGAAGAACATCGATTTCAAAACCCGCACCGAGAAACCCGAGCACACCACGCTCACCCTCGTGCGCATCGGAACCTGCGGCGGTCTGCAGCTCAACTGCCCTGCCGGAACCTTCGTAGCCTCGCAGAAGAGCATCGGTTTCGACGGACTCATCAACTTCTATGCCCGTCGCAACGAAATCTGCGACCTCGAAACAGAGGCAGAATTCAAGCGCCAGGTAAAATGGAACGACCAGATTGGCAACCCATATTGTGTAGACAACAATCCGGAACTGCTCAACCAGATAGCCGGCGATGATATGGTACGCGGAATCACTATAGCCTGTGGCGGTTTCTACGGACCTCAGGGCCGCGAACTCCGTGCCCCACTTGCCGACCCGGAACTTAATCAGAAGATTGAAGCATTCGAGTATAACGGTCTGCGCGTCAACAACTTCGAGATGGAGAGTTCAGCCCTCGCCGGTCTTTCCCTTCTCCTCGGTCATAAGGCATTAACCTGCTGCATGGTCATCGCCAACCGCCGTGCCCTCAGCGCCAACACCGGCTACAAGAGCACCATCGACAATCTCATCAAGGTTGTATTAGATAGAATCTAGCTCCATTGCAGCAATACGCCCTGAAAGGGCAGAAGCTCCTAGCCCAGGGCAACACCCTGGGTTAAAACAGCAAACAACCCTGTCGCCCTGAAAGGGCAAAAGCTTTAAAATACGAATCAATAAATGAAGAATCAAGAAGAATGTATCTGCGCCCTGGCAACCCCAGCCGGCGGTGCTATCGGAATCATCCGACTCAGTGGCTCCGACGCCATTACCCTCACCGACAAAATCTTCCAGTCTGCCAACGGCAAATCCCTGGAAGAAGCCAAGCCCTACACCCTGCATTATGGCGAAATCAAGGATAAGGATGGCAACACCATTGATGATGTACTGGTGAGCGTGTTCCGTGCACCCCACAGTTATACAGGCGAGAACTCCACCGAGATTTCCTGTCATGGCAGCCGATACATTCTTCAGCAGGTTCTCCATCGCTTTACGGAGGTAGGATGTCGCCAGGCAGAACCGGGCGAATACACCCGTCGTGCCTATCTCAACGGCAAGATGGACCTCTCCCAGGCAGAAGCCGTAGCTGATCTCATCGCCTCTACCAACAAGGCAACCCACAAGATGGCGCTCAGCCAACTGAAGGGTCATTTCAGCAACGAACTCTCCCTCCTTCGCGAAAAATTATTAAAGATGACTTCGCTCCTGGAGTTGGAGCTCGACTTCAGCGACCACGAAGAACTGGAGTTTGCCGACCGCAGCGAACTCCAGGCACTAGCCGAAGAAATCAATCACAAGATTACCACCCTCGCCCACTCCTTCGAAACCGGCAATGCCCTAAAGCAGGGAGTAGCCGTAGCCATCGTAGGCAAGACGAATGTGGGCAAGAGCACCCTGCTCAACCGTCTGCTCCACGAGGAGAAGGCAATCGTGAGCGACATTCACGGAACCACCCGAGATGTAATCGAAGACACCACCCTCATCGACGGAATCACCTTCCGCTTTATTGACACAGCCGGAATCCGCAAGACGGATGATATAGTAGAAAACATCGGAATAGAGCGCACCTTCCAGAAGATGGAAGAGGCGAAGATAGTAATCTGGCTATTGGATGAGCAGCCGTCAGCCTCAGAAATCGAGGAGATGAAGCAGAAGAACCAGGGCAAGAAGCTGCTGGTAGTATTTAATAAGATGGATAAACTTGAGAATGACAAACTTGCGTTCGATAAATTCACCCATTCCTGTGGCTCAGATTCCAGCGAATCAGAAGCCAGCGAAGGAGATTCCAGCGAACCAGAAGCCCCACTCTTCATCAGTGCCCGCACAGGCGAGAACGTTTCATCCCTGGAGCAGGCATTAGTAAAAACCGCTGATATTCCTGAGATTACCGAGAACGACGTCATCATAACGAGTGCCCGCCACTACGAGGCCCTTCTCCGTGCCCACAATTCCCTCTCCCGAGTATTGGAGTCGATGGAAATGGACATGAGCGGCGACATCATCGCCGAAGACCTGAAAATGGTATTGGAAGAATTGGGCGAAATCACTGGCGGACAGATCAGTAGCCAGGAAACGCTAAATAATATCTTCAAGCACTTTTGCATCGGAAAATAAGTATAAATAGGGAACGCAGCGCGTTCCCTATCTGTTAGCCCCACTCCTTCTTCACATCAAAGCAGGGACAAGCCTTGTTGGCAAACTCATTATGACCATGAATCGTAGCTAATGGATATTCCTCCTTCAG
This genomic interval carries:
- a CDS encoding nucleoside phosphorylase; the encoded protein is MSKYFAESELIINEDGSCFHLHLRPEQVADKVILVGDPGRVALVASHFDEKECEVSSREFHAITGTYKGKRITVQSTGIGCDNIDIVVNELDALKNIDFKTRTEKPEHTTLTLVRIGTCGGLQLNCPAGTFVASQKSIGFDGLINFYARRNEICDLETEAEFKRQVKWNDQIGNPYCVDNNPELLNQIAGDDMVRGITIACGGFYGPQGRELRAPLADPELNQKIEAFEYNGLRVNNFEMESSALAGLSLLLGHKALTCCMVIANRRALSANTGYKSTIDNLIKVVLDRI
- the rho gene encoding transcription termination factor Rho gives rise to the protein MYSKEELQAKSVVQLKDIAKELGAKVKKSDNKGTIVYAILDAQAEQPAPEAAPKRKRTRIATKKEDRVYSVHGNEGENFDVQKNQVLGPNGGETAPQAMNETAPAPAVEEEIQFSPAEQSLQSSAQKQTLNQSGEDIEAQVLANFPKHRGRRSKAELEAIAEARAAAIRKHQAVKAEIEAQMAKDAQEKAKQQAATEAEQPEEATADNQQTAPEQAAPEQAAVPEEQFSAGNDESANISGDLQAMLQAKMNAQNAAAAPAPAAAPAPAEEAKEEATEKTATDKKQESAPIHYTEGMKIELDADGTWKGDPGDGTDFIPVVDIPIEDQAAIPTVDIFDRPTTPQTSHQHTPAAAPAAKNKQEAPAYDFSNLVKSNGVLEVISEGYGFLRSSDYNYLSSPDDVYVASSFVKKFGLKTGDVIECKVRPPHEGEKYFPLTSIIKINGRDPSEVRDRVPFEHLTPLFPDEKFNLCGDRRTTNLSTRIVDLFSPIGKGQRALIVAQPKTGKTILMKDIANAIAANHPEAYLMMLLIDERPEEVTDMARTVNAEVIASTFDEPAERHVKIAGIVLEKAKRMVECGHDVVIFLDSITRLARAYNTTAPASGKVLTGGVDANALQKPKRFFGAARNIEGGGSLTIIATALIDTGSKMDEVIFEEFKGTGNMELQLDRSLSNKRIFPAVNLISSSTRRDDLLQDKTTLDRMWILRKYLSDMNAIEAMSTIHKNMQHTRNNDEFLLSMNS
- a CDS encoding N-acetylmuramoyl-L-alanine amidase translates to MNSRFCTLIHALIEQLKEEYPLATIHGHNEFANKACPCFDVKKEWG
- a CDS encoding ABC-F family ATP-binding cassette domain-containing protein, coding for MASQIPYLDVQNLTKRFGAQVLFDNISFSIAEGQKVGLVARNGTGKSTLMSVLMDKEGHESGDIIYRRDLKVGYLEQSPQFDPEESVLQACFNHEDDPEKVLKAKQILTQLHITNLEQPMGQLSGGQQKRVALANVLITEPDFLMLDEPTNHLDLEMIEWLEGYLNRGNKTIFMVTHDRFFLDKVCNTILELDDRTIYTYRGNYAYYLEKRQERMDNLRAEIQHSKNLYRRELDWMRRQPQARGHKAKYREDAFYELEKVAKQRIEDRQVRLKASTVYIGSKIFECQYVSKAFDDRGQKKVILDNFYYNFARFEKMGIVGNNGTGKSTFIKMLLGEVQPDSGKFDIGETVRFGYFSQEGLKFREDQKVIDVITEIADYIDLGGKHMTASQFLQFFLFTPEEQHNYVYKLSGGEKRKLYLCTVLMRNPNFLVLDEPTNDLDIQTLQVLEEYLQDFAGCVIVVSHDRYFMDKVVDHLLVFKGEGEIQDFPGNYTQYREWSRMQAKDEAEQAKPAKSGNATAESDGAGSAKRDANFENKRKMSYKEKREYEQLTQEIDALTEEQKKLEEELCSGNLSVEELTEKSKRLPEIKDELDKKEMRWLELAEML
- the yihA gene encoding ribosome biogenesis GTP-binding protein YihA/YsxC, which codes for MEIKKSEFTISAPRVSMCPKDTKAEYAFIGRSNVGKSSLINMLCNHKGLAKTSATPGKTLLINHFIINNEWYLVDLPGYGFAKRSKTVQKQLEQMISSYILQRQQLANVFVLIDVRHDQQKIDREFVDWLGESGVPFCIVFTKADKLGPVKARMNAEKWMHALEDRWEALPPYFITSSEKKMGRDEVLDYIDEINKSLAGE
- the mnmE gene encoding tRNA uridine-5-carboxymethylaminomethyl(34) synthesis GTPase MnmE, translated to MKNQEECICALATPAGGAIGIIRLSGSDAITLTDKIFQSANGKSLEEAKPYTLHYGEIKDKDGNTIDDVLVSVFRAPHSYTGENSTEISCHGSRYILQQVLHRFTEVGCRQAEPGEYTRRAYLNGKMDLSQAEAVADLIASTNKATHKMALSQLKGHFSNELSLLREKLLKMTSLLELELDFSDHEELEFADRSELQALAEEINHKITTLAHSFETGNALKQGVAVAIVGKTNVGKSTLLNRLLHEEKAIVSDIHGTTRDVIEDTTLIDGITFRFIDTAGIRKTDDIVENIGIERTFQKMEEAKIVIWLLDEQPSASEIEEMKQKNQGKKLLVVFNKMDKLENDKLAFDKFTHSCGSDSSESEASEGDSSEPEAPLFISARTGENVSSLEQALVKTADIPEITENDVIITSARHYEALLRAHNSLSRVLESMEMDMSGDIIAEDLKMVLEELGEITGGQISSQETLNNIFKHFCIGK